A single Anopheles funestus chromosome 2RL, idAnoFuneDA-416_04, whole genome shotgun sequence DNA region contains:
- the LOC125765384 gene encoding chaoptin, with protein sequence MGTATVRSYADIVSILLLTVIHTGTMGWKLDNRNIMYTNQDISYECPINTMCRCASLPNETALLEINCNEVSLYKFPEFLHGTIKHIDMSRTFIHNVDDETFQGLRLESLKLVDNKIQDISEKSFNFMQHSLVSLDLSDNQLQGLPLDSLKNVHTLSRLVAQRNNIHHLDGNWGGLVDSLRSLHISGNSISEVSFYTHDEKRQNHTAPNSQASIINAKQFSQYPPVTVVGQQTAGNTPGLQLQGVKPFAKLKKLVWLDISSNRIAHISPNTFPKSLVTIDLSKNILSQFPTAFLEHLHDLRVLSLKDNLIAKLDGIPEYIGAARIRLEKLDLSLNLIEEIPALLFNGSVRIKAINFDKNFIRHVEADTFQGLNIVHMVLAFNFIESIDDGAFATLENSLEYLDLERNRLIVVPSAIGRLNRLRYLYLTSNELTSIPDQPESLLPTTLKVLSLSGNNFTAIPVEGLSNCTELSYLNMGYNKIADIEENAFMGWGSNLQTLLLRNNKITSLNYGAFNGLDTIKEISLSFNDIHYVHPSVFENVSTSLKILELSFGIYREEYPGEALAVLTELMWLGLDNNNLKTLPDGALSTLGQLTYVNLAFNRIVAIPRWLFRSDVHRNLVEIDLSFNQLDDLPSATFDSLELIQIINLSSNKLRSIQKNALHDLPYLTYVDLSYNALQNISEGAFSFLPSLLSVDLMHNELSTLSLKVFRQVSNATTPMRLNISNNAVEYLDGDVNSLLYVYSLDASHNQLQDTTVFRALAFSLRILYLNWNNFTSLGNHAFGDLQILEILNLAHNNISSLRRRSFAGLMNLQEFDLSHNRIESLQIEQFSPLKKLRLLRLNNNRLRTIPRDTFLNTRIEFLDLSNNQFVSWQATAFADIGFTLRSIQFDNNLLEFLDPYMFTSTQFLLELNLAGNLIKQLPDNSFANLNNLTVLDLSYNQLMPINFRELFINVPRLRVLQLRSTGIYRLPSLALPQLATLDVSNNNLQEIETQEELFYLRELHIQENKINNISNLLRNLPPALRVLDISRNPIRKISFHDFSLSRRLEELLIEDIKIANPDIFIKLHNLKKLRISAQHNFSELVSKLRGLQELYVTIYDEHLGDGLFTSRMHSNTKLNVVEITGRRLVSISSNAFQGLARNHDLKLRIHNTMVNDLPPGVFYALKYIPRLSIDLSDNLLAALAPDSFYPNASSWDAVGTRSVIGGLDVSNNPLQCECGLVWLGHWLRRWLRETAQVNLIPKDEMKQMIRRAKRSTCTDPLTGKRLPFLEIFPEDLLCHASALSSLALKLRFRFMLICLNMLLIVLHKSRTLVL encoded by the exons CTTTATGCAGCATTCGCTAGTGTCGCTGGATCTGTCCGACAATCAGTTACAGGGACTACCACTGGATTCACTAAAAAATGTCCACACGCTAAGCCGATTAGTAGCCCAGAG GAACAACATACACCATCTGGATGGTAACTGGGGTGGGCTGGTGGATTCGCTGCGCAGTCTACACATATCAGGCAACTCCATTTCCGAGGTATCTTTCTACACGCACGACGAAAAGCGTCAAAACCACACGGCGCCCAACTCGCAAGCATCCATAATAAACGCGAAACAATTCTCACAGTATCCGCCAGTGACGGTGGTGGGGCAACAAACGGCAGGTAACACTCCCGGTCTTCAGCTGCAGGGCGTTAAACCGTTTGCCAAGCTGAAAAAGCTCGTCTGGCTCGACATCAGCTCCAACCGTATCGCACACATTAGCCCCAACACGTTCCCCAAATCGTTGGTAACGATCGATCTTTCCAAGAACATTCTTTCCCAGTTTCCGACGGCTTTTCTCGAGCATCTGCACGATCTGCGCGTTCTCTCGCTGAAGGATAATCTGATAGCGAAGCTCGACGGCATCCCCGAATACATCGGTGCAGCACGCATTCGGCTCGAAAAGCTCGATCTCAGCCTGAATCTCATCGAAGAAATTCCCGCCCTGCTGTTTAATGGAAGCGTGCGAATAAAGGCAATTAATTTCGATAAAAATTTCATCCGCCACGTAGAGGCGGACACGTTCCAGGGGCTAAATATTGTGCACATGGTGCTGGCATTTAATTTCATCGAATCGATTGATGATGGTGCATTCGCAACGCTCGAAAACAGTCTAGAATATTTGGATCTCGAACGAAACCGGCTGATAGTTGTGCCGAGCGCCATTGGACGATTGAATCGGTTGCGCTATCTGTACTTGACATCCAACGAACTGACCAGCATTCCTGATCAGCCGGAATCGCTACTGCCCACCACGCTCAAGGTACTATCGCTGAGTGGTAACAATTTTACCGCCATTCCGGTAGAAGGTCTATCCAACTGTACGGAGCTGTCGTATCTGAACATGGGCTACAACAAGATTGCCGATATCGAGGAAAACGCTTTCATGGGTTGGGGCTCAAATTTGCAGACATTGCTgctacgcaacaacaaaatcaccaGTCTAAATTACGGTGCATTCAACGGGCTCGATACGATCAAGGAAATTAGCCTTAGCTTCAATGACATACATTACGTACATCCGAGcgtgtttgaaaatgtttcaacatCGCTGAAGATCCTGGAACTTTCGTTCGGCATCTACCGGGAAGAATATCCCGGCGAGGCACTGGCGGTACTAACCGAGCTAATGTGGTTGGGGCTGGACAATAATAATCTCAAAACACTACCAGATGGGGCACTGTCGACGCTTGGGCAACTAACGTACGTTAATCTGGCATTCAATCGAATTGTTGCTATTCCTCGTTGGCTGTTCCGTTCGGATGTTCATCGGAACTTGGTAGAGATAGATTTATCGTTCAATCAGCTGGACGACTTACCTAGCGCCACTTTCGACAGCTTGGAGTTGATTCAGATAATCAATTTATCCTCCAACAAGTTGCGCAGTATTCAGAAGAACGCATTACACGATCTCCCTTACCTTACCTACGTCGATCTGTCGTACAATGCGCTCCAAAATATCAGCGAGGGAGCGTTCAGTTTTCTGCCCAGCTTACTAAGCGTGGATCTCATGCACAATGAGCTCAGTACACTATCTCTGAAAGTGTTTCGGCAGGTATCAAATGCAACCACTCCGATGCGGCTAAACATCAGCAATAATGCTGTCGAATATCTCGATGGAGACGTGAACTCACTGCTTTACGTATACTCGCTAGATGCGAGCCATAATCAGCTGCAGGACACGACCGTATTTCGAGCACTAGCATTTTCCCTACGGATACTCTACCTAAACTGGAACAACTTCACTTCGCTCGGCAACCATGCGTTCGGTGACTTACAGATATTGGAAATATTAAATCTGGCGCACAACAACATAAGCTCCCTGCGACGTCGAAGCTTTGCCGGGTTGATGAATCTGCAGGAGTTTGATCTTAGCCACAATCGAATAGAAAGTTTACAGATTGAGCAGTTTTCACCGTTGAAAAAGTTACGCCTTCTTCGGCTTAACAACAACCGGTTGCGTACTATTCCTCGCGATACGTTTCTTAACACGCGCATCGAGTTCTTAGACCTATCCAACAACCAGTTCGTATCCTGGCAGGCAACGGCTTTCGCTGACATTGGTTTCACGCTCCGATCGATACAATTCGACAACAATCTGCTAGAGTTTCTGGATCCGTACATGTTTACCAGTACGCAGTTCCTACTCGAACTAAACCTAGCCGGCAATTTGATAAAGCAACTCCCGGACAATTCGTTCGCAAACTTGAACAATCTGACCGTACTGGATCTGAGTTACAATCAGCTCATGCCGATAAACTTTCGAGAGTTGTTCATCAATGTACCACGGTTGCGTGTCCTGCAGCTACGTTCCACCGGTATTTACCGTCTTCCGTCCCTAGCACTGCCACAGCTGGCTACTCTCGACGTCAGCAATAACAATCTGCAAGAAATCGAAACTCAAGAAGAGCTGTTCTATCTGCGCGAGCTGCACATACAGGAAAATAAGATCAACAACATCTCGAACCTTTTGCGGAATCTTCCGCCAGCGTTGCGTGTACTCGACATCTCGAGGAATCCGATCCGAAAGATTTCCTTTCATGATTTCTCACTCTCCCGGCGGTTGGAAGAGTTGCTGATTGAAGACATCAAAATAGCCAATCCGGACATCTTCATCAAGTTACACAATCTGAAAAAGCTACGCATTAGCGCCCAACACAACTTCAGTGAGTTGGTGTCGAAGCTAAGGGGCCTTCAGGAGCTCTACGTGACCATCTACGATGAGCATCTGGGCGATGGTCTCTTTACGTCGCGTATGCATTCAAACACGAAGCTTAACGTGGTTGAAATCACGGGCCGTCGTTTGGTGTCCATCTCCAGCAATGCCTTCCAAGGGTTGGCTCGAAATCACGACCTGAAGCTGCGAATACACAACACGATGGTGAACGATCTTCCGCCGGGTGTGTTCTACGCACTCAAGTACATACCACGGCTGAGCATAGATTTGTCGGACAATCTGCTTGCAGCACTGGCACCGGACAGCTTTTATCCGAACGCCAGCTCGTGGGATGCAGTGGGGACACGGAGCGTCATCGGTGGGCTGGACGTGTCCAACAACCCTTTGCAGTGCGAGTGTGGTCTAGTGTGGTTAGGTCATTGGCTACGGCGATGGTTACGGGAGACGGCGCAGGTCAATTTGATTCCTAAAGacgaaatgaagcaaatgatTCGT AGAGCAAAGAGGAGTACCTGCACGGATCCACTGACCGGCAAACGATTACCGTTCCTTGAGATCTTCCCCGAGGATCTCCTGTGTCATGCGAGTGCCCTGAGTAGTTTAGCGTTGAAGTTACGCTTTCGGTTTATGTTAATTTGTCTCAATATGCTGCTAATAGTGCTGCACAAGTCACGAACTCTGGTGTTGTAA
- the LOC125760766 gene encoding uncharacterized protein LOC125760766, which yields MRMFIIPCCLALLVALATVEGSPQTEQQAAAAEKRSVEAEPKDSQRLEKRGASLDEWSQLSHGYADQHSYQQYQPQVQYHHQHPQQHHHHVKYEEPIKTITIEKKIPVPYTVHKHFPYTVEKKVPYEVKVPIPKPYLVEKKVPVHIKEYVKYAVHVPEPYTVYKKIPYEVKVPVDKPYEVKVHVPKPYIVEKKVPYEVKVPVPVPVTVEKKVPYEVKYEVAVPKPYTVYKKVPYEVKVPVDKPYKVDVLKPVKVEVLKPYPVVVEKKVPYEVKVPVDKPYEVEVPRPVKVAVKVPVPVPYTVEKKFPYTVEKPVPYEVKVHIDRPVPVYKEVKFAVQKEVPVPVKEKLIVPVPVSEKKPETEYHQEQHQEHEQQQHAQYEQQQEHFYHEQPQALAYHQEPQAYHQAEAAHAAYQQELQHQHQQQQQQQHQQQQLQQQYHQQQEQQYHQYQQHQQQIYNAHQQQQYQQQEQNHHQQHYESH from the exons ATGCGTATG TTTATTATCCCTTGCTGCCTGGCCCTGCTGGTGGCATTGGCCACTGTTGAGGGAAGTCCTCAAACGGAACAGCAGGCGGCAGCCGCCGAAAAGAGAAGCGTAGAAGCTGAGCCAAAGGATTCTCAACGTCTTGAGAAACGAGGAGCATCGCTGGACGAATGGAGCCAACTTTCCCACGGTTACGCTGACCAGCATAGCTACCAGCAGTATCAGCCCCAGGTGCAgtaccatcatcagcatccgCAACAGCATCACCATCACGTGAAGTACGAAGAGCCGATCAAGACGATCACGATCGAAAAGAAGATCCCGGTGCCGTACACCGTGCACAAGCACTTCCCGTACACGGTTGAGAAGAAGGTCCCGTACGAGGTGAAGGTACCGATCCCGAAACCGTACCTGGTTGAGAAGAAGGTTCCGGTACACATCAAGGAGTACGTCAAGTATGCCGTCCACGTCCCAGAACCGTACACCGTGTACAAGAAGATCCCGTATGAGGTGAAGGTCCCAGTAGACAAGCCGTACGAGGTGAAGGTACATGTCCCAAAGCCGTACATCGTCGAAAAGAAGGTCCCATATGAGGTGAAGGTTCCAGTTCCGGTGCCGGTCACCGTCGAGAAGAAGGTACCGTACGAGGTCAAGTATGAGGTGGCCGTACCGAAACCATACACCGTGTACAAGAAGGTGCCGTATGAGGTGAAGGTACCAGTTGACAAGCCATACAAGGTGGATGTGTTGAAGCCGGTGAAGGTTGAGGTGCTGAAACCGTACCCGGTGGTCGTCGAGAAGAAGGTCCCGTACGAGGTGAAGGTACCGGTGGACAAGCCGTACGAGGTGGAGGTACCGCGCCCGGTGAAGGTCGCCGTCAAGGTGCCCGTACCGGTGCCGTACACCGTCGAGAAGAAGTTCCCGTACACGGTGGAGAAACCAGTGCCATACGAGGTGAAAGTGCACATTGATCGCCCCGTGCCCGTCTACAAGGAGGTGAAGTTTGCCGTGCAGAAGGAAGTTCCGGTGCCGGTGAAGGAGAAACTTATCGTACCAGTGCCAGTAAGCGAAAAGAAGCCGGAAACGGAGTATCACCAGGAGCAGCACCAGGAGcacgaacagcagcaacacgCCCAGTAcgaacagcagcaggagcatTTCTACCACGAACAGCCACAGGCACTGGCTTACCATCAGGAACCGCAGGCCTACCATCAGGCTGAAGCTGCCCATGCCGCTTACCAGCAGGAGCTTCAGCatcaacaccagcagcagcaacagcagcagcatcagcaacaacagctcCAGCAGCAGTACCATCAACAGCAGGAGCAACAGTATCACCAGtaccagcagcaccagcagcagatcTACAACgcccaccagcagcaacagtaccAGCAGCAGGAGCAAAACCATCACCAGCAGCATTACGAATCGCACTAA